The proteins below come from a single Aegilops tauschii subsp. strangulata cultivar AL8/78 chromosome 6, Aet v6.0, whole genome shotgun sequence genomic window:
- the LOC109737525 gene encoding AP-2 complex subunit mu: MPVAASAIYFLNLRGDVLINRLYRDDVGGNMVDAFRMHIMQTKELGTCPVRQIGGCSFLYMRISNVYIVIVVSSNANVSCAFKFVVEAVALFKSYFGGTFDEDAIRNNFVLIYELLDEIMDFGYPQNLSPEILKLYITQEGVRSPFSSKPSDKPVPNATLQVTGAVGWRREGLVYKKNEVFLDIVESVNLLMSSKGSVLRCDVTGKILMKCFLSGMPDLKLGLNDKIGLEKEAQLKSRPSKSGKTIELDDVTFHQCVNLTRFNSEKTVSFVPPDGEFELMKYRITEGVNLPFRVLPTIKELGRTRMEINVKVKSVFGAKMFALGVVVKVPVPKQTAKTSFQTTSGKAKYNASIDSLVWKIRKFPGQTEATMSAEVELISTMGEKKLANRPPIQMEFQVPMFTASGLRVRFLKVWEKSGYNTVEWVRYISRAGSYEIRC, from the exons ATGCCGGTGGCGGCGTCGGCCATCTACTTCCTCAACCTCCGCGGCGACGTCCTCATCAACCGCCTATACCGCGACGATGTCGG GGGAAATATGGTTGATGCATTCAGGATGCACATTATGCAAACAAAAGAGCTTGGTACATGCCCTGTTCGACAAATAGGAGGCTGTTCCTTCCTTTACATGAGGATCAGTAATGTTTACATTGTGATCGTGGTTAGCAGCAATGCTAATGTTTCTTGTGCTTTCAAGTTTGTTGTGGAG GCAGTGGCCCTCTTCAAGTCCTACTTTGGTGGAACTTTTGATGAAGATGCTATCAGGAATAACTTTGTGTTAATATATGAACTTCTTGATG AGATTATGGACTTCGGTTATCCTCAGAATCTCTCCCCTGAAATTTTGAAGTTATATATAACGCAGGAAGGCGTGCGGTCGCCATTTTCTTCCAAG CCTTCGGATAAGCCTGTTCCAAATGCGACCCTGCAAGTTACCGGCGCTGTTGGTTGGAGAAGAGAGGGTCTGGTGTACAAGAAGAATGAG GTTTTCTTGGACATTGTTGAGAGCGTAAACCTTCTTATGTCTTCTAAAG GGAGTGTTCTACGATGTGACGTGACAGGGAAGATTCTTATGAAGTGCTTCCTTTCTGGAATGCCTGATCTGAAGTTGGGACTAAATGACAAAATTGGACTTGAAAAGGAAGCCCAACTGAAGTCCAGGCCTTCAAAGAG TGGGAAGACCATAGAACTCGATGATGTCACGTTCCACCAGTGCGTCAACCTAACAAGATTTAACTCAGAAAAAACAGTCAGCTTTGTGCCACCAGATGGTGAATTCGAATTGATGAA atatcgaatCACGGAGGGTGTAAATCTTCCATTCCGGGTTCTGCCCACAATTAAGGAGTTGGGCCGAACACGCATGGAGATTAATGTGAAA GTTAAGAGTGTTTTTGGTGCTAAGATGTTTGCACTTGGTGTTGTGGTTAAAGTTCCAGTTCCAAAGCAGACAGCGAAGACGAGTTTCCAAACAACATCTGGCAAAGCCAAATATAATGCTTCGATTGATTCCCTGGTGTGGAA GATCAGGAAATTTCCTGGACAGACCGAGGCAACGATGAGTGCAGAAGTTGAACTGATCTCTACAATGGGTGAAAAGAAGTTAGCGAACAGGCCACCGATTCAGATGGAATTCCAG GTTCCGATGTTCACTGCTTCTGGTTTACGTGTTCGGTTCCTCAAG GTGTGGGAGAAGAGCGGCTACAACACCGTTGAGTGGGTTCGCTACATCTCAAGGGCTGGATCATATGAAATCAGGTGTTAG